From Paenibacillus graminis, a single genomic window includes:
- a CDS encoding aminotransferase class I/II-fold pyridoxal phosphate-dependent enzyme, translating to MITNNSQQTGDTGKSMHSYLAPLVQQIQPSGIRKFFDLAAGSKDIISLGVGEPDFKTPWHVREACVYSLERGFTGYTSNAGMPELREGISEYLHTRFAVEYNPANEIIATVGGSEAIDLALRALISPGDEILIPEPCYISYSPITAIGGGIPVGIETFGENNFKLTAEGLEAKITPRSKILILCYPSNPTGAIMSREDWEPIAKVVEKHDLIVISDEIYAELTYGSAHVSFASLPGMKDRTILVSGFSKAFAMTGWRMGYACGHPDLISAMLKIHQYTVMCAPSMGQVAALEALTNGMEEKDRMVDSYNQRRRLIVKGLRDAGLDCHEPQGAFYAFPSIRRTGLTSDEFAQRLLLEYKVAAVPGSVFGLGGEGYLRCSYATSVSQLNEAVERIGAFVLQLERERTE from the coding sequence ATGATCACGAATAACAGTCAGCAAACCGGAGATACAGGCAAATCCATGCATTCCTATTTGGCCCCGCTGGTCCAGCAGATTCAGCCTTCGGGCATCCGCAAGTTTTTTGATCTGGCGGCAGGCAGCAAAGATATTATCTCCCTTGGGGTCGGGGAGCCGGACTTCAAGACGCCTTGGCATGTCAGGGAAGCCTGCGTTTATTCGCTGGAGAGAGGCTTCACCGGCTATACCTCGAATGCGGGCATGCCTGAGCTGCGGGAAGGCATCTCCGAATACCTGCACACCCGCTTCGCCGTAGAATATAATCCGGCCAATGAGATCATTGCCACAGTAGGCGGGAGTGAAGCGATTGATCTGGCGCTGCGCGCCTTGATCTCGCCCGGAGATGAGATTCTTATTCCGGAGCCTTGTTATATTTCCTACTCGCCGATTACAGCAATAGGCGGAGGGATTCCTGTAGGCATTGAGACGTTCGGGGAGAACAACTTCAAGCTGACCGCCGAGGGGCTGGAAGCCAAGATTACCCCGCGTTCCAAAATCCTTATTCTCTGTTATCCCAGCAATCCGACAGGAGCGATCATGAGCCGTGAGGATTGGGAGCCGATTGCCAAGGTTGTGGAGAAACATGATCTCATCGTGATTTCGGATGAAATCTATGCCGAGCTGACGTACGGCAGTGCTCATGTCAGCTTCGCTTCCCTGCCGGGCATGAAGGACCGGACCATTCTGGTCAGCGGTTTCTCCAAGGCGTTCGCCATGACGGGCTGGCGGATGGGTTATGCCTGCGGCCACCCGGATTTGATCTCCGCGATGCTGAAGATTCACCAGTATACGGTCATGTGCGCGCCTTCCATGGGACAGGTGGCCGCGCTGGAGGCACTGACCAACGGCATGGAGGAGAAGGACCGGATGGTTGATTCGTATAACCAGCGCCGCCGCCTGATTGTCAAAGGCTTGCGCGATGCCGGTCTGGATTGCCATGAACCGCAGGGCGCATTTTACGCGTTTCCGAGCATTCGCCGGACCGGACTGACCTCTGATGAGTTCGCCCAGCGCCTGCTGCTTGAATACAAGGTGGCTGCCGTTCCAGGCAGTGTTTTCGGATTAGGGGGCGAAGGGTATCTGCGCTGCTCCTACGCCACTTCCGTCTCCCAGCTCAATGAAGCTGTTGAACGGATAGGGGCATTCGTCTTACAGCTTGAACGCGAACGAACCGAGTAA
- a CDS encoding aspartyl-phosphate phosphatase Spo0E family protein translates to MTGSGKRPPKGDINARRLSLEDEIRTLRSRMEQLFVQENSFTSAKVIEISSLLDLKINEYMKGHSRRR, encoded by the coding sequence TTGACCGGAAGCGGCAAACGGCCCCCCAAAGGTGATATTAACGCACGAAGACTCTCCCTGGAAGATGAGATCCGCACACTCCGCAGCAGAATGGAACAGCTTTTTGTACAGGAGAATTCATTCACTTCGGCGAAGGTGATTGAAATCAGCAGCCTGCTGGACCTGAAAATAAATGAATACATGAAGGGGCATTCCCGCCGGCGCTAA
- a CDS encoding MarR family winged helix-turn-helix transcriptional regulator, which produces MNTQQNTPYLELLQLIGLKLKRRADESIRELGLNAQQGKMIEYIHKHQEKGIIQRDLSDRFHARGASITSILQGLEKKGYIERKIPAHNERQKNIFVLPKGVELIEEFKRSFQQVEAEIVQSLSNDEQKLLKDLLVKINQNFT; this is translated from the coding sequence ATGAATACTCAGCAGAATACACCCTATCTGGAATTACTGCAGCTCATCGGGCTGAAGTTGAAAAGGCGGGCTGATGAGAGCATTAGAGAATTAGGATTAAATGCCCAGCAAGGAAAAATGATCGAATATATTCATAAGCATCAAGAGAAGGGGATAATTCAGAGGGATCTCTCGGACCGGTTCCATGCCCGCGGGGCAAGCATTACGAGCATACTTCAGGGTCTTGAAAAAAAAGGATACATCGAACGCAAAATCCCAGCCCATAACGAGCGGCAAAAAAATATTTTTGTACTGCCCAAAGGAGTTGAATTAATCGAAGAGTTCAAAAGGTCTTTTCAACAGGTAGAGGCTGAAATCGTTCAATCCCTTTCCAACGATGAGCAGAAGCTCCTCAAAGATCTGCTGGTAAAAATCAATCAAAATTTCACATGA
- a CDS encoding amidohydrolase family protein has translation MSSGEQRYPMAGVTAITNARIFDGEKVIGARHILIQGGTIIAVGGEIPAHAAVINADNAMLMPGLMDAHVHTSIGGLRDALKFGVTTELEMNGGFTKKGREIQLQNLSDVADVRSAGMAVTAPGGHPDELLPDHDGGIPDFVLKELEKLTEKERNAMLEAFAHDHDEAPQVTTIEEAVKHVHTQVENGADYIKIMIEEGTVMGVPGLPVLSEDILKAAVREAHKLNKIVLAHVLTADSSLSAIQMGVDGLAHLFIDRPESTSEVVAAIKDSGAFVTPCLVLNASIIGNPASELAGDPRVNSKLSPEWIDILNSSFNTYPQGSLENSFKSVMDLHKAGVDILVGTDVSPVPLHNLGGLAHGASVHHEMQLLVKAGFTPVEALQSATSKPARRFGLQDRGRIAEGMRADLVLVEGDPTTNISDSLSIQAVWLKGAGQQIH, from the coding sequence ATGAGCAGCGGCGAACAAAGATATCCAATGGCAGGGGTAACGGCTATTACGAATGCCCGTATTTTTGATGGGGAGAAGGTTATCGGAGCAAGACATATTTTGATTCAAGGAGGCACGATCATCGCTGTTGGGGGAGAGATTCCGGCACATGCGGCCGTTATTAATGCGGATAATGCGATGTTAATGCCTGGTCTTATGGATGCACATGTTCATACCTCCATTGGCGGCTTGCGGGATGCTTTGAAATTCGGCGTCACGACTGAACTTGAGATGAATGGCGGTTTTACGAAAAAAGGGCGTGAAATTCAGTTACAGAATTTAAGTGACGTCGCGGACGTCCGTTCAGCCGGTATGGCTGTCACTGCTCCAGGCGGTCATCCCGACGAATTATTGCCGGATCATGATGGTGGGATTCCTGATTTTGTGCTTAAAGAATTAGAGAAGTTAACGGAGAAAGAACGAAATGCGATGCTCGAAGCTTTTGCCCATGATCATGATGAGGCCCCTCAAGTGACGACCATAGAAGAAGCGGTCAAACATGTTCATACTCAAGTGGAGAACGGCGCCGATTATATTAAAATCATGATTGAAGAAGGAACGGTCATGGGGGTGCCGGGACTCCCAGTTTTAAGCGAAGACATTCTAAAAGCGGCTGTGAGAGAAGCGCATAAGCTGAATAAAATCGTCCTGGCGCACGTATTGACAGCTGACTCTTCGCTATCTGCCATCCAAATGGGTGTTGACGGCCTAGCCCACTTATTTATCGACCGGCCTGAATCAACGTCCGAAGTAGTGGCAGCTATTAAAGATTCCGGTGCGTTTGTTACCCCTTGTTTGGTATTGAACGCGTCGATCATCGGAAATCCGGCGTCCGAACTGGCTGGCGATCCGCGGGTGAACTCGAAATTAAGCCCGGAATGGATCGATATCTTGAATTCCAGCTTTAATACTTATCCGCAAGGGAGCCTGGAAAACAGCTTCAAAAGTGTCATGGATCTTCACAAGGCCGGAGTTGATATTCTCGTCGGGACTGACGTCTCTCCCGTTCCGCTCCACAACCTCGGAGGCCTTGCTCATGGGGCCAGTGTTCATCATGAGATGCAATTGCTGGTGAAGGCGGGCTTCACTCCTGTAGAAGCCCTTCAGTCAGCTACCTCCAAGCCGGCCCGCCGCTTCGGTCTCCAGGACCGGGGGCGCATTGCCGAAGGCATGCGTGCGGATCTGGTGCTGGTAGAAGGTGACCCGACAACTAACATTTCAGACAGCCTATCCATCCAAGCAGTGTGGTTAAAAGGAGCGGGGCAGCAGATTCATTAG
- a CDS encoding class I SAM-dependent methyltransferase produces the protein MLKAEMLRDPGTFDRLELTPAGAVNPVNGQCYPWEHGFYAFLNEADTEGSNKKYLEMYNKIARFYRLSNKAYFALKFGGERNYRRQFLSVLELRDGDRVLETSVGSADNFPYIDAKAEFYGLDISSGMLKQAVRNLRRWKLKAELFQGQAEHLPFQDKMFDCVYHVGGINYFSDPGRAVLEMIRVAKSGTRLMIADETEKLVKGTYVKVPVVKGYFEKGKDLPGILGLVPENMLEIEYREVCKGMMYCITFRKP, from the coding sequence ATGTTAAAGGCTGAAATGCTGCGGGACCCGGGTACTTTTGACAGATTGGAGCTAACGCCTGCTGGGGCCGTGAACCCGGTAAATGGACAATGTTATCCGTGGGAGCACGGATTTTATGCTTTTCTGAATGAGGCTGATACGGAAGGCAGCAACAAAAAGTATCTGGAAATGTACAATAAAATCGCCCGTTTTTACCGGCTGAGCAACAAAGCCTATTTCGCACTTAAATTTGGCGGGGAACGGAACTATAGACGACAGTTTCTCTCCGTGCTTGAGCTGCGGGACGGCGATCGTGTGCTGGAGACCTCAGTGGGCAGCGCAGATAATTTCCCCTATATTGATGCAAAGGCTGAGTTCTATGGATTGGATATCTCCAGCGGGATGCTGAAGCAGGCGGTCCGCAATCTGCGGCGCTGGAAGCTCAAGGCTGAGTTGTTTCAGGGGCAAGCAGAGCATCTGCCTTTTCAGGACAAGATGTTCGACTGTGTGTATCATGTAGGGGGCATCAATTATTTCAGTGATCCGGGCCGTGCGGTGCTGGAGATGATCCGGGTGGCGAAAAGCGGCACCAGGCTGATGATTGCCGATGAGACGGAGAAGCTGGTCAAAGGAACTTATGTGAAGGTGCCGGTGGTCAAGGGTTATTTTGAAAAGGGGAAGGATTTGCCGGGTATTCTGGGCCTGGTTCCGGAGAATATGCTGGAGATAGAGTACAGAGAAGTCTGCAAAGGTATGATGTACTGCATTACGTTTAGAAAACCGTAA
- a CDS encoding cob(I)yrinic acid a,c-diamide adenosyltransferase has translation MAIYTRTGDKGETSVIGGRVGKDDVRVEAYGTIDELNSFVGQARSLMEDAKFADVREQLLEIQHELFDCGSDLAFVKLSENKYKVKSGMAERLEGWIDALQAENPVLERFILPGGSQLSSVLHVCRTVCRRAERRAVTLGRSAEINQEAVIYLNRLSDYFFALARAANTRLGIADVEYVRSKKVFRN, from the coding sequence ATGGCGATCTATACACGTACAGGTGACAAAGGGGAAACCTCGGTTATTGGCGGCAGAGTGGGCAAGGATGATGTGCGCGTGGAGGCCTATGGCACGATTGATGAGCTGAACAGCTTTGTCGGCCAGGCGCGCAGCCTGATGGAGGACGCGAAGTTCGCAGATGTCCGGGAGCAGCTGCTGGAGATCCAGCATGAGCTGTTCGATTGCGGCTCAGATCTGGCTTTTGTGAAGCTTAGCGAGAACAAATATAAGGTGAAAAGCGGGATGGCAGAACGCCTCGAAGGCTGGATCGATGCCCTGCAGGCGGAGAATCCGGTGCTGGAGCGTTTCATTCTGCCGGGGGGGAGCCAGCTCTCTTCTGTGCTGCATGTCTGCCGCACCGTCTGCAGGCGCGCGGAACGGCGTGCGGTGACGCTGGGACGGAGTGCAGAGATCAACCAGGAGGCTGTGATTTATCTGAACCGGCTGTCGGATTATTTTTTTGCGCTGGCCCGCGCGGCCAATACACGGCTAGGGATTGCTGATGTAGAATATGTGCGCAGCAAAAAGGTGTTCCGCAACTAA
- a CDS encoding RluA family pseudouridine synthase, with amino-acid sequence MSYYSPITYQVPPSEDGWLLKTILQKRMDVSRKLLSRLKMTEQGIMLNGERVYISVRVYAGDTVQIRMEQETSEDILPQPLPFEILYEDEHLLVVNKAAGMIVHPTHGHYTDTLANGVVYYWAQKGEQFRFRPVHRLDQETSGVLVIAKNPYSHQHISEQMIAGTVDKRYHAWVHGVPAALSGDIDGPIDRDPAEPHRRIVTPDGYPSLTRYEVKEVYSGAAKVELKLESGRTHQIRVHMGSIGCPLIGDGMYRHPLYSKAGLSAEEPGDPVPVKPAQLRRTAELEAGERAQLERIAELGAGERAQLERIAELDASIPRQALHAVRLSFQHPVLRTELVFEAPLPPDLALLQAKLQRETAAAELPGSDRNQR; translated from the coding sequence ATGAGCTATTATTCACCGATTACCTATCAAGTGCCGCCGTCCGAGGACGGCTGGCTGCTGAAGACCATCCTGCAGAAGCGGATGGACGTTTCCCGCAAGCTGCTGTCCCGGCTCAAAATGACGGAGCAGGGCATCATGCTGAATGGCGAACGGGTTTACATAAGCGTCCGGGTCTACGCAGGAGATACTGTACAGATCCGTATGGAGCAGGAGACCTCGGAGGATATTTTGCCGCAGCCGCTTCCTTTTGAGATCCTCTATGAGGATGAACATCTGCTGGTCGTCAACAAGGCGGCAGGAATGATTGTGCATCCGACCCACGGGCATTACACGGATACATTGGCGAACGGAGTCGTCTATTACTGGGCGCAAAAGGGCGAGCAGTTCCGCTTCCGTCCCGTCCACCGGCTGGATCAGGAGACTTCCGGCGTGCTGGTCATTGCGAAGAATCCATACAGCCACCAGCATATTTCCGAGCAGATGATTGCCGGAACAGTGGACAAGCGTTATCACGCTTGGGTCCACGGTGTTCCTGCTGCGCTGAGCGGCGATATTGACGGCCCGATCGACCGCGATCCGGCGGAGCCGCACCGGCGGATCGTGACGCCGGACGGCTATCCTTCCTTGACCCGGTACGAGGTCAAGGAGGTGTATTCCGGCGCAGCAAAAGTCGAGCTGAAGCTGGAGAGCGGCCGCACCCATCAGATCCGGGTGCATATGGGCTCCATCGGCTGCCCGCTGATCGGTGACGGCATGTACCGCCACCCGCTATACAGCAAAGCGGGCCTGTCGGCTGAGGAGCCGGGGGATCCGGTCCCGGTGAAGCCGGCGCAGCTGCGTCGGACAGCGGAGCTGGAAGCCGGAGAGCGGGCGCAGCTGGAGCGGATAGCAGAGCTGGGAGCCGGAGAGCGGGCGCAGCTGGAGCGGATAGCGGAGCTGGATGCGTCCATTCCGCGCCAGGCGCTGCACGCGGTGCGGCTGTCCTTCCAGCATCCGGTGCTGCGCACGGAGCTGGTGTTTGAAGCTCCGCTGCCGCCGGATCTGGCGCTGCTGCAGGCTAAGCTGCAGCGGGAGACAGCGGCAGCGGAACTGCCCGGCAGTGATCGAAATCAGAGGTAA
- a CDS encoding Spx/MgsR family RNA polymerase-binding regulatory protein produces the protein MSHLKVYQYPKCSTCRSAVKWLKEAGHELELQHIAEQPPTAQELRVLVANSGLELKKFFNTSGEVYKNLGLKDKLPHLSEEEQLELLSKHGMLIKRPVVTDGKKVTVGFKEEAFSESWSM, from the coding sequence ATGAGTCATTTAAAAGTCTATCAATATCCCAAATGCAGCACGTGCCGCAGTGCGGTAAAGTGGTTAAAGGAAGCAGGCCATGAGCTGGAGCTGCAGCATATCGCTGAGCAGCCGCCTACCGCCCAAGAACTGCGCGTGCTGGTGGCGAACAGCGGGCTTGAGCTGAAGAAGTTTTTTAATACAAGCGGTGAGGTGTATAAGAACCTTGGGCTGAAGGACAAGCTTCCGCATCTCAGTGAGGAGGAGCAGCTGGAGCTGCTGTCCAAGCACGGCATGCTGATCAAACGTCCGGTTGTCACTGACGGCAAGAAGGTTACCGTGGGCTTTAAGGAAGAGGCGTTCAGCGAATCCTGGTCTATGTAG